One Nesterenkonia populi DNA window includes the following coding sequences:
- the thiO gene encoding glycine oxidase ThiO, which translates to MSTAVVGAGVVGLLTAWQLRLTGHSVTIFDPAPASEASYAAAGMLAPISEVQYGQEELWPLMAAALEEYPAQMAALQKAVRAPTGYWENGTLLVAADPGDREAVNDLVGVHQSHGMQVEPLTSRALREREPALAPGISKAWKVPGDHQVNPRQLVVALNEALSAELDPGAFPDAGPPAAWAAEKVVDIRHELGGVQLTTDQDNEHDAAAAVLVPGLGYSQITGIPRDHPQLRLRPVHGDVLRLRYTDGQLTPGERRLITSTLRARVSGRQVYLVPREREELVVGASVREDARPGAHAGSVAELLADAIAVLPAVRDMELHEITARARPGTPDDRPYTGLLSPDVVVSTGYSRHGILLAPLAARLTAGMLNGTLTEQDRAHLEATDPRRHR; encoded by the coding sequence ATGTCAACTGCTGTTGTCGGAGCTGGCGTCGTCGGGCTCCTGACGGCCTGGCAGCTGCGCCTGACCGGCCATTCCGTCACCATCTTCGATCCGGCCCCAGCCTCCGAGGCCTCCTACGCGGCGGCCGGGATGCTCGCGCCCATCAGCGAGGTGCAGTACGGGCAGGAGGAGCTCTGGCCGCTCATGGCTGCGGCACTCGAGGAGTACCCCGCCCAGATGGCAGCCCTGCAGAAGGCGGTCCGCGCCCCCACCGGGTACTGGGAGAACGGCACCCTGCTGGTCGCCGCCGACCCTGGTGACCGCGAGGCCGTCAATGACCTCGTCGGCGTCCACCAGTCCCACGGGATGCAGGTGGAGCCTCTGACCTCCCGCGCCCTGCGAGAGCGTGAACCAGCGCTCGCCCCCGGAATCTCTAAAGCCTGGAAGGTCCCCGGGGACCATCAGGTCAATCCGCGGCAGCTCGTCGTCGCCCTCAATGAGGCGCTCAGCGCCGAGCTGGACCCCGGCGCGTTCCCCGACGCCGGCCCGCCCGCGGCCTGGGCGGCCGAGAAGGTCGTCGACATCCGCCACGAGCTCGGCGGGGTGCAGCTGACCACCGATCAGGACAATGAGCACGACGCCGCGGCTGCGGTGCTGGTGCCCGGGCTCGGCTACTCACAGATCACCGGAATCCCGCGCGACCACCCTCAGCTGCGCCTGCGCCCGGTGCACGGCGACGTCCTGCGGCTGCGATACACCGACGGGCAGCTCACCCCAGGGGAGCGGCGGCTGATCACCTCCACTCTGCGGGCCCGGGTCTCCGGACGACAGGTCTACCTGGTGCCCAGGGAGCGCGAAGAGCTCGTCGTCGGCGCCTCCGTCCGGGAGGACGCCCGCCCGGGGGCGCACGCCGGCTCCGTGGCAGAGCTGCTCGCCGACGCGATCGCCGTCCTGCCCGCCGTACGGGACATGGAGCTGCACGAGATCACCGCCCGCGCCCGTCCCGGCACCCCTGACGACCGGCCCTACACGGGGCTGCTGAGCCCCGACGTCGTCGTCTCCACCGGATACTCCCGCCACGGGATCCTGCTCGCCCCGCTGGCTGCCCGGCTCACCGCCGGGATGCTCAACGGGACCCTCACCGAGCAGGACCGGGCCCACCTGGAAGCGACGGACCCGCGCCGCCATCGGTGA
- a CDS encoding malonic semialdehyde reductase, with translation MSTSTLGKTLDRETIGRLFEGSRTTNTFTDEPVDPALIQKVYEDLRWAPTAFNSQPLRLTILTDGDARDAVVEHMMDANQAKTKAAPLTIVAAWTADWHEHMPTLQPQREGARERFAEAEGMRKGVGEQSALIQVGYLITALRAHGLEVGPMTGLKASAFDEILHAENGWKTLVVINVGHAANPDDEDAVRPRAGRLEFSEASQIL, from the coding sequence ATGAGCACCAGCACCCTGGGCAAGACCCTGGACCGTGAGACCATCGGCCGCCTGTTCGAGGGCTCCCGCACCACCAACACCTTCACCGACGAGCCGGTGGACCCCGCCCTCATCCAGAAGGTCTACGAGGATCTGCGCTGGGCGCCCACCGCCTTCAACTCCCAGCCGCTGCGGCTGACCATCCTCACCGACGGTGATGCTCGCGACGCCGTCGTCGAGCACATGATGGACGCCAACCAGGCCAAGACCAAGGCCGCCCCGCTGACCATCGTGGCCGCCTGGACCGCCGACTGGCACGAGCACATGCCCACGCTGCAGCCCCAGCGGGAAGGCGCCCGGGAGCGCTTCGCCGAGGCTGAGGGCATGCGCAAGGGAGTGGGCGAGCAGTCCGCGCTCATCCAGGTCGGCTACCTCATCACCGCCCTGCGCGCCCACGGCCTCGAAGTCGGCCCCATGACCGGGCTGAAGGCCAGCGCCTTCGACGAGATCCTCCACGCCGAGAACGGCTGGAAGACGCTCGTGGTGATCAACGTGGGCCACGCCGCGAACCCTGACGACGAGGACGCCGTCCGCCCACGCGCGGGCCGCCTCGAGTTCTCCGAGGCGTCCCAGATTCTCTGA
- a CDS encoding RDD family protein, producing the protein MAQGSNEDARAPERIVVPDRGSAEPADVMIRFWARAVDAVLLVVLSMAAAGLAVALAGAGMEGAAWQIGLMLALLMLYEPGMTAWKGGTLGKLFVGLRAVDLQTGEWPRFGRSLLRAAVFFALTLSYLPGNWSLLGLATMAALAMAIGRHPHRRGWHDQAARTAVVLKDTLDQGSQRGDRS; encoded by the coding sequence TTGGCACAGGGCAGCAATGAGGACGCCCGGGCGCCTGAGCGGATCGTGGTCCCGGATCGCGGCAGCGCTGAGCCCGCGGATGTGATGATCAGATTCTGGGCACGGGCGGTGGACGCGGTTCTTCTGGTCGTTCTGTCGATGGCCGCGGCAGGGCTCGCTGTGGCCCTGGCGGGCGCCGGAATGGAGGGCGCAGCCTGGCAGATCGGCCTGATGCTTGCGCTGCTGATGCTGTATGAGCCGGGTATGACCGCGTGGAAGGGCGGCACGCTCGGCAAGCTGTTCGTGGGCCTCAGGGCAGTGGATCTGCAGACGGGGGAGTGGCCTCGATTCGGACGCTCCCTGCTGCGCGCTGCGGTCTTCTTCGCGCTGACCCTGTCCTATCTGCCGGGAAACTGGAGTCTTCTGGGCCTGGCCACGATGGCCGCCCTGGCGATGGCGATCGGCCGCCACCCTCACCGTCGAGGCTGGCACGATCAGGCGGCGCGCACCGCCGTCGTGCTCAAAGACACCCTTGATCAGGGCAGCCAGAGGGGCGATCGCTCCTGA
- a CDS encoding type 1 glutamine amidotransferase domain-containing protein: MADITGKKIAILTTNGVEQPELTEPKKAIESAGGTAVVVSPKEGSIQAMKGDWEHADHFEVDVHLPSADPSEYAGLVLPGGTLNADTVRIDEDAQKFVKAFFEADRPVAAICHGPWILTEVGAAKGRTLTSYPSLATDLKNAGATWVDESVVVSDGLVTSRTPDDLEDFSREFLALVEKA, encoded by the coding sequence ATGGCCGACATCACCGGCAAGAAGATCGCAATCCTGACCACCAACGGCGTCGAGCAGCCCGAGCTGACTGAGCCCAAGAAGGCCATCGAGTCCGCCGGCGGCACCGCCGTCGTCGTCTCGCCCAAGGAAGGCTCCATCCAGGCCATGAAGGGTGACTGGGAGCACGCCGATCACTTCGAGGTGGACGTGCACCTGCCCTCAGCCGACCCGTCCGAATACGCAGGCCTGGTGCTGCCCGGCGGCACGCTCAATGCCGACACCGTCCGGATCGACGAGGACGCCCAGAAGTTCGTCAAGGCGTTCTTCGAGGCAGACAGGCCCGTGGCCGCCATCTGCCACGGCCCCTGGATCCTCACCGAGGTCGGCGCCGCCAAGGGCCGGACTCTCACCAGCTACCCCTCCCTGGCCACCGACCTGAAGAATGCCGGTGCGACCTGGGTGGATGAGTCCGTGGTGGTCTCCGACGGACTGGTCACCTCCCGCACCCCGGACGACCTCGAGGACTTCAGCCGAGAGTTCCTCGCACTGGTTGAGAAGGCCTGA
- a CDS encoding thiazole synthase — MTASQTPPLQIGDYTLDSRLIMGTGGTTDLAALEKALVASGTTLTTVAMRRFSPETKTSVFSLLERLGIDVLPNTAGCYTVKDTVLTAELAREALETSLIKVEVIADEHTLLPDVVETLEATEQLADKGFTPLVYTIDDPASALRLESAGAAAVMPLGSPIGTGLGILNPHNLELITSRASVPVILDAGIGAASEAAQAIELGCSAVLVASAVTRAQQPEKMAHAVRLAVEAGHLSAQAGRIPKREHALASSPMEGIINPVEDLT, encoded by the coding sequence ATGACTGCCTCGCAGACGCCGCCGCTTCAGATCGGCGACTACACGCTGGACTCCCGGCTGATCATGGGCACCGGCGGGACCACCGACCTCGCCGCCCTGGAGAAGGCGCTGGTCGCCTCAGGGACCACCCTGACCACGGTGGCGATGCGCCGGTTCAGCCCGGAGACCAAGACCAGCGTCTTCAGCCTGCTCGAGCGTCTCGGCATCGACGTGCTGCCCAACACCGCCGGCTGCTACACGGTCAAGGACACGGTGCTCACCGCGGAGCTGGCCCGGGAAGCGCTGGAGACCAGCCTGATCAAGGTGGAGGTCATCGCTGATGAGCACACCCTGCTGCCCGACGTCGTCGAGACCCTCGAAGCCACCGAGCAGCTGGCGGACAAGGGCTTCACCCCCCTCGTCTACACGATCGACGACCCGGCCAGCGCATTGCGCCTGGAGTCAGCCGGGGCCGCAGCGGTGATGCCGCTGGGCTCCCCGATCGGCACCGGCCTCGGCATCCTCAACCCCCATAACCTCGAGCTGATCACCTCCCGGGCCTCAGTCCCGGTGATTCTGGACGCCGGGATCGGCGCCGCCAGCGAGGCCGCCCAGGCGATCGAACTGGGCTGCTCAGCGGTGCTGGTCGCCTCCGCAGTCACCCGCGCCCAGCAGCCCGAGAAGATGGCACACGCCGTGCGGCTCGCGGTGGAGGCCGGGCATCTCTCGGCGCAGGCCGGCCGCATCCCCAAGCGCGAGCACGCCCTGGCCAGCTCTCCGATGGAGGGGATCATCAACCCCGTGGAAGACCTCACATGA
- the thiS gene encoding sulfur carrier protein ThiS produces the protein MPTVTINDDVVALPEAATVLDAVSRTTGRELQPDGTPADGRRLGVAVALAGEVLPRSRWSAIQLDEGAELEIVTAVQGG, from the coding sequence ATGCCCACAGTCACCATCAACGACGACGTCGTGGCCCTTCCCGAGGCCGCCACTGTGCTCGACGCCGTCTCCCGCACCACAGGCCGGGAGCTGCAGCCCGACGGCACCCCCGCCGACGGCAGGCGGCTCGGCGTGGCCGTCGCCCTCGCCGGGGAGGTGCTCCCGCGCAGCCGCTGGTCCGCCATCCAGCTCGACGAGGGCGCCGAGCTGGAGATCGTCACTGCGGTGCAGGGCGGCTGA